The following proteins are encoded in a genomic region of Cyclonatronum proteinivorum:
- a CDS encoding cyanophycinase, translating into MIVLSGMMSAMLVSCSGSSDQPSALEELSVFSSQGHLVMIGGGPRPAEIMELIVSLSPDSTFIVVPMASAIADTIGWEHRDMFLGYGAKSVDIMMLEDDDIDRPEILEQLRTASGIWFSGGDQRQLMHYFGTDAMRAAVHEAWQNGAVIAGTSAGTAVQSAVMITGDERHGVRQPFGIIRHENVITTPGLGLLQNMIADQHFIRRSRLNRLFNVMLDEGVPFAAGIDEATALWFAGDGMVEVVGESQVILLDASGADSGIFAEGNLGARGIVTHILPPGSRFRWDGTQVQDLILPIDAAEL; encoded by the coding sequence TTGATTGTACTATCTGGGATGATGAGCGCAATGCTCGTATCCTGTTCCGGTAGCTCAGACCAGCCATCAGCCCTTGAAGAACTTTCCGTTTTTTCATCTCAGGGCCATCTCGTGATGATAGGCGGCGGGCCGCGTCCTGCGGAAATTATGGAGCTGATTGTGAGCCTGAGTCCGGATTCAACCTTTATCGTGGTTCCCATGGCTTCCGCCATTGCCGATACGATTGGCTGGGAGCACCGGGATATGTTTCTGGGCTACGGGGCGAAATCCGTCGATATTATGATGTTGGAAGATGATGATATCGACCGGCCCGAAATTCTGGAACAGCTCCGTACGGCTTCGGGCATCTGGTTCAGCGGGGGCGATCAGCGTCAGCTTATGCACTATTTCGGCACCGACGCCATGCGGGCTGCGGTGCATGAAGCCTGGCAGAACGGTGCAGTCATTGCGGGCACAAGCGCCGGAACAGCGGTTCAGTCTGCAGTAATGATCACCGGCGATGAGCGGCACGGCGTACGGCAGCCTTTCGGCATCATCCGGCACGAAAACGTAATTACGACACCCGGGCTCGGCTTGCTCCAAAACATGATCGCGGATCAGCACTTCATCCGGCGCAGCCGTCTCAACCGGCTGTTCAATGTGATGTTGGATGAAGGTGTTCCCTTCGCCGCCGGTATCGACGAAGCAACGGCACTCTGGTTCGCAGGCGACGGTATGGTGGAAGTGGTCGGGGAAAGTCAGGTGATTTTGCTGGACGCTTCGGGAGCCGATAGCGGTATTTTTGCAGAAGGCAATCTCGGTGCGCGCGGCATTGTGACGCACATCCTGCCGCCCGGCTCGCGCTTCCGCTGGGACGGAACGCAGGTGCAGGATCTAATTTTACCCATTGACGCAGCGGAGCTGTAA
- a CDS encoding M90 family metallopeptidase, producing MFRFLFNRRGRWMEEGLTKDQADILRSLPELAGLKEPAFQKICGLSRVLMEEKTFEGCSGLTLTERMKLIVSGYAALMLAGDVSDYFPGLQSILIYPKPYIAPVEDYDEAGIVTSGHERRFGESWEFGSLVLAWNEIERHIRTASRDNLVIHEFAHQIDDELGISLEVERVLNGNADTPWAAIIARKFETFSRNPGRLPSVDTYGAEDLHEFFAVLSELFFTYPQHLRSDSKALFDVMCTCYNQKPIP from the coding sequence GCCGCGGGCGCTGGATGGAAGAAGGCCTTACCAAAGATCAGGCGGACATACTGCGGAGCCTGCCGGAACTGGCGGGACTAAAAGAGCCCGCTTTTCAGAAAATCTGCGGTCTAAGCCGGGTGCTGATGGAAGAAAAAACCTTTGAAGGCTGCAGCGGTCTCACCCTTACCGAACGGATGAAACTGATCGTTTCCGGCTATGCGGCCCTGATGCTCGCGGGCGATGTTTCCGACTACTTTCCCGGGCTTCAATCTATTCTCATCTATCCCAAACCCTATATTGCGCCGGTCGAAGACTACGACGAAGCGGGTATTGTGACGAGCGGACACGAGCGCAGGTTCGGTGAATCGTGGGAGTTTGGAAGCCTGGTTCTTGCCTGGAATGAAATCGAGCGGCATATCAGAACGGCTTCACGTGACAATCTTGTGATTCACGAATTTGCCCATCAGATCGATGATGAGCTGGGAATTTCGCTGGAGGTCGAGCGTGTGCTAAACGGCAACGCAGACACCCCCTGGGCGGCAATCATAGCGCGCAAATTTGAGACCTTCAGCCGGAACCCGGGACGGCTGCCCTCGGTCGACACTTACGGCGCCGAAGACCTGCACGAATTTTTCGCCGTGCTTTCTGAACTCTTTTTCACCTACCCCCAACACCTTCGCTCCGATTCAAAGGCCCTTTTTGATGTGATGTGTACCTGCTACAATCAAAAGCCCATTCCCTGA
- a CDS encoding MurR/RpiR family transcriptional regulator, with product MNTVKEYTAEAFVRMIASEYEQLPKNQRAVADYVVKNLNEAAFLSVVEIGERSGVSKATVVRFAQRLGFDGFMLFRNALQASVQKRYSETDRFKLIRHAAGKSVFQVAQQDVSNINKTIENLDLEAFNKVADLIAGCRSVSSYGLGVSALVAQLAAYSLCQVAIRAQSVVSGHLSFEEQLLFLGDEDVLLCFSFPPYSARTIEIAAMANQKGVKVVGITDLPTAPVAEYSDHVLAVESENLLFTNSIAALSVVVNALVTEIAVRNEDKALNYIEEVSQLMKQNGHFR from the coding sequence ATGAATACCGTGAAAGAATACACCGCTGAAGCATTCGTGCGCATGATTGCGTCTGAGTACGAACAACTGCCTAAAAATCAGCGGGCAGTAGCTGATTATGTAGTAAAAAACCTGAATGAAGCGGCTTTTCTTTCGGTCGTAGAAATAGGGGAGCGAAGCGGAGTCTCCAAAGCAACGGTCGTCCGCTTTGCACAGCGGCTCGGGTTCGACGGATTCATGCTGTTTCGAAATGCCCTTCAGGCTTCGGTGCAGAAGCGCTACTCAGAAACCGACCGCTTTAAGCTGATCCGGCATGCGGCAGGCAAATCGGTATTTCAGGTCGCACAACAGGATGTGAGCAACATCAACAAGACCATTGAGAACCTGGATTTGGAAGCTTTCAATAAAGTCGCTGATCTGATAGCGGGCTGCCGCTCTGTCAGCAGCTACGGACTTGGGGTCTCTGCGCTCGTAGCGCAGCTAGCGGCATATTCGCTCTGTCAGGTCGCCATTCGGGCACAGTCGGTAGTAAGCGGACACCTGAGTTTTGAAGAACAGCTGTTGTTTCTGGGGGATGAAGATGTGTTGCTGTGCTTTTCCTTTCCGCCATACTCAGCCCGGACCATTGAAATCGCAGCTATGGCAAATCAAAAAGGAGTAAAAGTGGTAGGCATCACCGACCTGCCGACGGCACCTGTTGCCGAATACAGCGATCATGTACTCGCAGTTGAAAGTGAAAACCTGTTGTTCACCAACAGTATTGCCGCACTTTCTGTTGTCGTGAATGCACTCGTAACCGAAATTGCCGTCCGCAACGAAGACAAAGCCCTGAATTACATCGAAGAAGTAAGTCAGCTCATGAAGCAAAACGGGCATTTCCGGTAG